Proteins from a single region of Hypomesus transpacificus isolate Combined female chromosome 9, fHypTra1, whole genome shotgun sequence:
- the LOC124471607 gene encoding translocon-associated protein subunit alpha-like translates to MIYFHSKLLLIFLLAFPCGLIATGQVSADHVEDVAPDAAVDEEEEEEDEVLVEEDQVVGLETEDDLDEDATITDVTFHPDADTTIIFVTGEEFPANEIVKFLVGFTNKGSQDFTVHSLEASFRYPQDFQFYIQNFTALPLSTVVQPQKQASFEYSFIPAQPMAGRPFGLVILLNYQDGEGNTFQTAIYNQTVTITELEEGLDGETMFMYIFLTGLIILMAFGIYQVLESRTRKRVPVKVETGTGGMNDVDISWIPLETLNVMNKASPKASPRKRTKRAAGTDQ, encoded by the exons ATGATTTATTTTCATTCCAAATTACTACTTATTTTTCTTCTGGCTTTTCCGTGTGGATTGATAGCCACTG GCCAGGTATCTGCAGATCATGTTGAGGATGTAGCCCCAGATGCAGCTGtagacgaggaagaggaggaggaagatgaagtgCTTGTTGAGGAAGATCAGGTCGTGGGTTTG GAAACTGAAGATGATTTGGATGAAGATGCAACTATTACTGATGTAACCTTCCATCCTGATGCTGACACCACCATCATCTTTGTGACTGGCGAAG AGTTCCCAGCTAATGAAATTGTTAAGTTCCTGGTGGGTTTCACCAACAAGGGAAGCCAGGACTTTACTGTTCATTCACTGGAGGCCTCGTTCCGTTACCCTCAGGACTTCCAGTTCTACATTCAGAAC TTCACAGCCTTGCCGCTCAGCACTGTGGTGCAGCCCCAGAAGCAGGCCTCCTTTGAGTACTCCTTTATCCCAGCTCAGCCTATGGCTGGACGGCCCTTTGGTCTTGTCATTCTCCTCAACTACCAGGATGGCGAG GGAAACACTTTCCAGACAGCCATTTACAACCAGACTGTCACCATcactgagctggaggaggggctggatgGAGAAAC AATGTTCATGTATATATTCCTTACTGGATTGATCATCCTCATGGCTTTTGGTATTTACCAAGTGCTGGAGTCTAGGACG aggaagagagtcCCAGTGAAGGTAGAGACTGGTACTGGTGGAATGAATGATGTGGACATCAGCTGGATTCCCCTGGAGACTCTCAATGTCATGA ACAAGGCATCCCCTAAAGCCTCTCCACGGAAACGCACCAAGAGAGCTGCTGGAACAGATCAATAA